The following are encoded in a window of Cupriavidus oxalaticus genomic DNA:
- a CDS encoding AsmA family protein — protein MPVRRKVVLWSVLTPIALIALLVVLFLTFDWNRVKPWLNDKVSEAIGRPFAINGDLTVTWRRGEGETGWHTLVPWPRLSARDITIGNTDWAKQPNLATVRELIFVLRPIPLLAHQIAVPTIVVDSPAVWLERLADSRNNWTLEFGPKKGPSKWELDIGEVVLARGNLALSDQFKKIELQAQLDTIGDNPLYDKARDGALVGPQASAVPPGPPASAAAASAPSAPSASAPPASGPPASATAGTDRYGLRWKATGRYNDATINASGKAGTVLSLRNTDVPFPFLADVRVGTTRAVVEGTVTNPAHLAALDVHLTLAGDSMARLYALTGVVLPSTPPYETRGRLMATLRKEGSVYEYQKFTGRVGGSDLSGTLTFTKREPRPLLAGTLLSNQLRFVDLAPLIGADAKPGRPAKDSAVRQPPDKALPVAPFHTERWDKIDADVHFTGKRIIRDADLPITNLVTHLKMQDGVLLLDPLNFGVAGGNLVSTVRLDGKREPMGAVVDMTARHMKLKQLFPTVDLMRASIGELNGSARLSATGNSVGALLGSSNGEAKLLVENGTVSKFILEAIGLNVGSLVINKLFGDKPVQINCGVSDFAFTNGIARARTFVLDTDDAVIETTGGIDLRNERLALTIHPDSKGLRIFSLRSPLYVGGTMKKPTVSPDIGVLALRAGGALSLALLAPVATAVLPLVDLSPGGDSNKCAALLADLRKRPVAPPPGKTYKDPRTGGTAGMTAGKPIPPETPGTAAQAEAQAGRPARAERPPAEREARKPLRPDNDAALYKGG, from the coding sequence ATGCCCGTGCGCCGCAAGGTCGTCCTGTGGAGTGTGCTGACACCGATCGCGCTGATCGCGCTGCTGGTGGTCCTGTTCCTGACCTTCGACTGGAACCGCGTCAAGCCCTGGCTCAACGACAAGGTTTCCGAGGCCATCGGCCGTCCCTTTGCCATCAACGGCGACCTGACCGTGACCTGGCGCCGCGGCGAAGGCGAGACCGGCTGGCATACGCTGGTGCCGTGGCCGCGGTTGTCGGCACGCGACATCACCATCGGCAATACCGACTGGGCGAAACAACCCAACCTCGCCACCGTACGAGAACTGATCTTCGTGCTGCGGCCGATCCCGCTGCTGGCGCACCAGATCGCGGTGCCCACCATTGTGGTCGACAGCCCGGCGGTATGGCTGGAGCGGCTGGCCGATTCCCGCAACAACTGGACGCTCGAGTTCGGCCCCAAGAAAGGTCCGTCGAAATGGGAGCTGGATATCGGCGAGGTGGTGCTGGCGCGCGGCAACCTGGCGCTGTCCGACCAGTTCAAGAAGATCGAGCTGCAGGCACAGCTCGACACCATCGGCGACAACCCGCTCTATGACAAGGCGCGCGACGGCGCGCTGGTCGGCCCGCAGGCGTCCGCCGTGCCGCCCGGACCGCCGGCCAGCGCGGCCGCGGCATCTGCACCATCCGCACCTTCTGCGTCGGCCCCGCCTGCGTCCGGGCCGCCCGCCTCGGCCACCGCCGGCACCGACCGCTACGGCTTGCGCTGGAAAGCCACCGGCCGCTACAACGATGCCACCATCAATGCCAGCGGCAAGGCAGGCACCGTGCTGAGCCTGCGCAATACCGATGTGCCCTTCCCGTTCCTGGCCGATGTGCGCGTGGGCACCACCCGCGCGGTCGTCGAAGGCACCGTGACCAACCCCGCCCACCTGGCCGCGCTCGACGTCCACCTGACGCTGGCCGGCGACAGCATGGCCAGGCTGTACGCGCTCACCGGCGTGGTGCTGCCGTCGACCCCGCCTTATGAAACCCGCGGCCGGCTGATGGCCACGCTGCGCAAGGAAGGCTCGGTCTACGAGTACCAGAAATTCACCGGCCGGGTCGGCGGCAGCGACCTGTCCGGCACGCTGACCTTCACCAAGCGCGAGCCGCGCCCGCTGCTGGCCGGCACCCTGCTGTCGAACCAGCTGCGCTTCGTCGACCTGGCGCCGCTGATCGGCGCCGACGCCAAGCCCGGGCGCCCGGCCAAGGACAGCGCGGTGCGGCAGCCGCCCGACAAGGCATTGCCGGTGGCGCCGTTCCATACCGAACGCTGGGACAAGATCGATGCCGACGTGCACTTTACCGGCAAGCGCATCATCCGCGACGCGGACTTGCCCATCACCAACCTGGTCACGCACCTGAAGATGCAGGATGGCGTGCTGTTGCTCGACCCGCTCAACTTCGGCGTAGCCGGCGGCAACCTGGTGTCGACCGTGCGCCTGGACGGCAAGCGCGAGCCGATGGGCGCGGTGGTCGACATGACCGCCCGCCACATGAAGCTCAAGCAGCTGTTTCCCACCGTCGACCTGATGCGCGCCAGCATCGGTGAACTGAACGGCAGCGCCAGGCTGTCGGCCACCGGCAATTCGGTGGGGGCGCTGCTGGGATCGTCCAATGGCGAGGCCAAGCTGCTGGTAGAGAACGGCACGGTCAGCAAGTTCATCCTGGAAGCGATCGGCCTGAACGTGGGCAGCCTGGTGATCAACAAGCTGTTCGGCGACAAGCCGGTGCAGATCAACTGCGGCGTCAGCGACTTTGCCTTTACCAACGGCATCGCGCGCGCACGCACCTTCGTGCTCGATACCGACGATGCCGTCATCGAGACCACCGGCGGCATCGACCTGCGCAACGAGCGGCTGGCACTGACCATCCACCCGGACTCCAAGGGCCTGCGCATCTTTTCCCTGCGCTCGCCGCTGTACGTGGGCGGAACCATGAAGAAGCCGACCGTCAGCCCCGACATCGGCGTGCTGGCGCTGCGCGCCGGCGGCGCGCTGTCGCTGGCGCTGCTGGCGCCGGTCGCCACCGCGGTGCTGCCGCTGGTGGACCTGTCGCCCGGCGGCGACAGCAACAAATGCGCCGCACTGCTGGCCGACCTGCGCAAGCGCCCGGTCGCGCCGCCTCCCGGCAAGACCTACAAGGATCCAAGGACGGGCGGCACCGCGGGCATGACCGCCGGCAAGCCGATCCCGCCGGAAACGCCCGGCACCGCGGCACAGGCCGAGGCGCAGGCCGGCCGGCCCGCACGCGCTGAGCGCCCCCCGGCCGAGCGCGAAGCACGCAAGCCATTGCGCCCGGACAACGACGCGGCGCTGTACAAGGGCGGTTGA
- a CDS encoding MFS transporter codes for MSLPHAAVPPITWLIALTVCNHVAFNASRVVVSLFAISLKASTVTLGVLMSLYALLPMLLAIRAGKRIDEIGPRKPMTAGSLMVVAGTLLPAVWHELDALYLSCALIGVGFMLVQVAMQLLIGQVSTNDTRLRNYTWHALGLSVSGTLGPVAMGYVIEHAGFRPAFALLVAVALVGQAGLQWVRPRLPAQGGNAGRIAIEDGSRRSTLDLLQYPELRAVFVASAVLSAAWDLHAFLIPIQGSRIGLSPSSIGWVLGAFAMATLLIRVAMPVVSRRLSEWKIIRTALLVGALAYLAYPFVTHFWLMCGLAFVLGLALGSAQPNVMNILHTVSPHGRAGEALGLRSAVLNTSQVVWPLTFGVVGTALGMLPIFLSMAGAMGAAGYYSRRQGRRALPPA; via the coding sequence ATGTCGCTGCCGCACGCCGCCGTCCCGCCGATCACCTGGCTGATCGCGCTGACGGTGTGCAACCACGTGGCCTTCAACGCCAGCCGCGTGGTGGTGTCGCTGTTCGCGATTTCCCTGAAGGCTTCCACCGTCACGCTCGGCGTGCTGATGTCGCTGTATGCGCTGCTGCCGATGCTGCTGGCCATCCGCGCCGGCAAGCGCATCGACGAGATCGGCCCGCGCAAGCCCATGACCGCCGGCTCGCTGATGGTGGTTGCCGGCACGCTGCTGCCCGCGGTGTGGCATGAACTGGATGCGCTGTACCTGTCGTGCGCGCTGATCGGCGTGGGCTTCATGCTGGTCCAGGTGGCCATGCAGCTGCTGATCGGCCAGGTCTCGACCAACGACACGCGGCTGCGCAACTACACCTGGCACGCGCTCGGGCTGTCGGTGTCGGGCACGCTGGGGCCGGTGGCGATGGGCTATGTCATCGAGCATGCCGGCTTCCGGCCCGCTTTTGCCTTGCTGGTCGCGGTGGCGCTGGTCGGCCAGGCCGGCCTGCAGTGGGTGCGGCCGCGGCTGCCCGCGCAAGGCGGCAATGCGGGCCGCATCGCCATCGAGGACGGCAGCCGCCGCTCCACGCTCGACCTGCTGCAGTATCCCGAGCTGCGCGCCGTCTTTGTCGCCAGCGCGGTGCTGTCGGCGGCCTGGGACCTGCACGCCTTCCTGATCCCGATCCAGGGCTCGCGCATCGGGCTGTCGCCGTCGTCGATCGGCTGGGTGCTGGGCGCCTTTGCCATGGCGACGCTGCTCATCCGCGTAGCGATGCCGGTGGTGTCGCGCCGCCTGTCGGAGTGGAAGATCATCCGCACCGCGCTGCTGGTAGGCGCGCTGGCCTACCTGGCCTACCCCTTCGTCACGCACTTCTGGCTGATGTGCGGGCTGGCCTTCGTGCTCGGGCTGGCGCTGGGCAGTGCGCAGCCCAATGTCATGAACATCCTGCACACGGTGTCGCCGCACGGACGCGCCGGCGAGGCGCTGGGCCTGCGCTCGGCGGTGCTCAATACCAGCCAGGTGGTGTGGCCGCTGACCTTCGGCGTGGTCGGCACGGCACTCGGCATGCTGCCGATCTTCCTGTCGATGGCCGGCGCAATGGGCGCGGCCGGATACTACTCGCGGCGCCAGGGACGCCGGGCACTGCCACCGGCATGA
- the pdxH gene encoding pyridoxamine 5'-phosphate oxidase yields MTQLADLRRTYVLGSLSETDVAPDPMSQFKRWFDEAVTAKLPEPNAMTLATVGADGQPSARIVLLKGIDDRGFTFFTNYESRKGLDLAANPRAALLFHWVQLERQVRVEGIVEKVADDESDAYFASRPLGSRVGAWASEQSREVPGRDVLEQRELEYRSKFGDNPPRPPHWGGYRLVPTAMEFWQGRPSRLHDRIVFRVQPGGAWQIVRLSP; encoded by the coding sequence ATGACTCAACTCGCCGACCTCCGCCGTACCTATGTCCTGGGCTCGCTGTCCGAAACCGACGTAGCCCCCGACCCGATGAGCCAGTTCAAGCGCTGGTTCGACGAGGCGGTCACGGCCAAGCTGCCCGAACCCAACGCCATGACGCTGGCCACCGTCGGCGCCGATGGCCAGCCTTCCGCGCGCATCGTGCTGCTCAAGGGCATCGACGACCGCGGCTTCACCTTCTTCACCAACTACGAGAGCCGCAAGGGCCTGGACCTGGCGGCAAACCCCCGCGCCGCGCTGCTGTTCCACTGGGTGCAGCTGGAGCGCCAGGTGCGCGTGGAAGGCATCGTCGAAAAAGTTGCCGACGACGAGAGCGACGCCTATTTCGCCTCGCGCCCCCTCGGCTCGCGCGTAGGCGCGTGGGCTTCCGAACAAAGCCGCGAAGTACCCGGCCGCGACGTGCTGGAACAGCGCGAACTGGAATACCGCAGCAAGTTCGGCGACAACCCGCCGCGCCCGCCGCACTGGGGCGGCTACCGGCTGGTGCCGACCGCAATGGAATTCTGGCAGGGGCGCCCTTCGCGCCTGCATGACCGCATCGTCTTTCGTGTCCAGCCGGGCGGCGCCTGGCAGATCGTGCGCCTGTCGCCCTGA
- a CDS encoding SAM-dependent methyltransferase, giving the protein MFFKQALEKQLDNWIADLRDNANLPVCLRLWNGAEYALGHFDKPQVTLTVREAAALPLLLTPSLDNLGEAYVQGKIDFDGRLADIIKVGYGLSSAATRRAGGALAKVAQHFSHTRQADKKSIQYHYDVSNDFYKLWLDPNMVYSCAYFENGDEDLATAQLKKIDHILTKIRLQPGQTLLDIGCGWGALVLRAAQKYGARCVGITLSQNQFDLATERVRAAGLSDRVEIRLQDYRDTTGTFDRITSVGMFEHVGKDNLPGYFRRMRELLADDGYAMNHGITSPDPDNGQTPMDGAEFMDRYVFPQGELPHIGLVLKTLEQGGLEALDVELLRRHYAQTLRHWADNFEAKGETIRDMVGEKKYRIWRVYLAGCSHAFETDKMSIYQVVCHKAGMSSATVPWSRRYIYEQPIGRND; this is encoded by the coding sequence ATGTTTTTCAAGCAAGCCCTGGAAAAGCAACTCGACAACTGGATCGCCGACCTGCGTGACAATGCCAACCTGCCGGTCTGCTTGCGCCTGTGGAATGGCGCCGAGTATGCACTTGGTCATTTCGACAAGCCGCAGGTCACGCTGACCGTGCGCGAGGCCGCAGCACTGCCGCTGCTGCTGACGCCAAGCCTGGACAACCTGGGCGAGGCCTACGTACAGGGCAAGATCGACTTTGACGGCAGGCTGGCCGACATCATCAAGGTCGGCTACGGCCTGTCGTCGGCCGCCACGCGGCGGGCCGGCGGCGCGCTGGCCAAGGTGGCGCAGCATTTCTCGCACACCAGGCAGGCAGACAAGAAGTCGATCCAGTACCACTACGACGTCTCCAACGACTTCTACAAGCTCTGGCTCGATCCCAACATGGTGTATTCGTGCGCCTATTTCGAAAACGGCGACGAGGACCTGGCGACCGCGCAGCTGAAGAAGATCGACCATATCCTGACCAAGATCCGGCTGCAGCCCGGCCAGACGCTGCTGGACATCGGCTGCGGCTGGGGCGCGCTGGTGCTGCGCGCCGCGCAGAAATACGGGGCGCGCTGCGTGGGCATCACGCTATCGCAGAACCAGTTCGACCTGGCCACCGAGCGCGTCAGGGCGGCAGGGCTGTCCGACCGCGTCGAGATCCGGCTGCAGGACTACCGCGACACCACCGGCACCTTCGACCGCATCACCAGCGTCGGCATGTTCGAGCACGTGGGCAAGGACAACCTGCCCGGGTACTTCCGCCGCATGCGCGAACTGCTGGCCGATGACGGCTACGCGATGAACCACGGCATCACCTCGCCCGATCCCGACAACGGCCAGACGCCGATGGACGGCGCCGAGTTCATGGACCGCTACGTGTTCCCGCAAGGAGAGCTGCCGCACATCGGGCTGGTGCTGAAGACGCTGGAGCAAGGCGGCCTGGAAGCGCTCGACGTGGAACTGCTGCGCCGCCACTACGCGCAGACGCTGCGCCACTGGGCCGATAATTTCGAGGCCAAGGGCGAGACCATCCGTGATATGGTCGGCGAGAAGAAATACCGCATCTGGCGCGTGTACCTGGCCGGCTGCTCGCATGCCTTCGAGACCGACAAGATGTCGATCTACCAGGTGGTCTGCCACAAGGCGGGGATGTCGTCGGCCACTGTGCCCTGGTCGCGCCGCTATATCTATGAGCAGCCCATCGGCCGCAACGACTGA
- a CDS encoding DUF72 domain-containing protein, with protein MTEDLFGGLPVPAPQQAPASPAKSVRAQGVQPAPVDEALRALSTRLPANLCFGTSSWAYPGWNQLVYDGEYGDSMLSRKGLAAYSRHPLLRAAGIDRGFYGPIPLADYLSYAAQVPDGFRFVVKAPASVCDAWLRGSDGAGRLANAAFLDVEIAARDFIAPATAGLGSKCGPLLFQLSPMGSLADSGVFLERLDAFLGALPPLDPSITPHACYAVELRDPALLTPRYIKLLRRHGARFCLSARDRLPAVPRQAAAQAVMDEAGPGPLLLRWMLHAGRPYAYAEKLYQPFDRIVDDDPGTRDAIAEVVARTVRAGQPAIVIVSNNAEGCAPLSIVRLAEAIAARL; from the coding sequence TTGACCGAAGACCTGTTTGGCGGGCTGCCCGTGCCCGCCCCGCAACAAGCCCCCGCCTCTCCCGCAAAGTCCGTCCGTGCCCAGGGCGTGCAACCCGCGCCGGTGGACGAGGCATTGCGCGCGCTGTCGACGCGCCTGCCCGCCAACCTCTGCTTCGGCACCTCATCTTGGGCGTACCCGGGCTGGAACCAGCTGGTCTACGACGGCGAATACGGCGACAGCATGCTGTCGCGCAAGGGACTGGCCGCGTACTCGCGCCATCCGCTGCTGCGCGCGGCGGGGATCGATCGCGGCTTCTACGGGCCGATCCCGCTGGCGGACTACCTTTCCTACGCGGCGCAAGTGCCGGACGGCTTCCGCTTCGTGGTCAAGGCGCCAGCCAGCGTCTGCGACGCCTGGCTGCGCGGCTCGGACGGCGCCGGCCGGCTCGCCAATGCGGCGTTCCTGGACGTGGAGATCGCCGCGCGCGACTTCATCGCCCCGGCCACCGCCGGCCTCGGCAGCAAATGCGGGCCACTGCTGTTCCAGCTGTCGCCGATGGGCAGCCTGGCGGACAGCGGCGTGTTCCTGGAGCGGCTCGACGCGTTCCTGGGCGCGCTGCCGCCGCTGGACCCGTCCATCACGCCGCATGCCTGCTATGCCGTCGAGCTGCGCGACCCGGCGCTGCTGACGCCGCGCTATATCAAGCTGCTGCGCCGCCATGGCGCGCGCTTCTGCCTGTCCGCGCGCGACCGGCTGCCGGCGGTGCCGCGCCAGGCCGCGGCGCAGGCCGTGATGGATGAAGCCGGCCCAGGGCCGCTGCTGCTGCGCTGGATGCTGCATGCCGGCCGGCCGTACGCGTATGCCGAGAAGCTGTACCAGCCGTTCGACCGCATCGTCGACGACGATCCCGGCACGCGCGACGCCATCGCCGAGGTGGTGGCGCGCACCGTACGCGCCGGCCAGCCCGCCATCGTCATCGTCAGCAACAATGCCGAAGGCTGCGCGCCGCTGAGCATCGTGCGGCTGGCCGAGGCCATCGCCGCACGGCTGTAG
- the msrA gene encoding peptide-methionine (S)-S-oxide reductase MsrA: MEQRLDTATLGGGCFWCLEAVYQQVKGVVAVESGYTGGHVDHPTYQQVCEGQTGHAEVVRVTFDPSVITFREIVEIFFAIHDPTTPDRQGNDIGPQYRSVIFTHSEAQRAVAEYVMRELAAAKVYDAPIVTQVEPEQPYWRAEEAHQNYFQDHPSQGYCAFVISPKLAKFRKQFAAKLRV; encoded by the coding sequence ATGGAACAACGATTGGATACGGCCACGCTGGGCGGCGGGTGCTTCTGGTGCCTGGAGGCGGTCTACCAGCAGGTCAAGGGGGTGGTCGCGGTGGAGTCGGGCTATACCGGCGGCCATGTGGATCACCCGACCTACCAGCAGGTGTGCGAGGGCCAAACCGGCCACGCCGAAGTGGTGCGCGTCACCTTCGACCCGTCCGTGATCACTTTCCGCGAGATCGTCGAGATCTTCTTTGCCATCCACGATCCGACCACGCCGGACCGGCAGGGCAACGACATCGGGCCGCAGTACCGCTCGGTGATCTTCACGCATTCGGAAGCGCAGCGCGCCGTGGCCGAGTACGTGATGCGCGAGCTGGCCGCGGCCAAGGTCTACGATGCCCCGATCGTGACCCAGGTCGAGCCCGAGCAGCCGTACTGGCGCGCGGAAGAGGCCCACCAGAACTACTTCCAGGACCACCCGAGCCAGGGCTACTGTGCCTTCGTGATCTCGCCCAAGCTGGCCAAGTTCCGCAAGCAGTTCGCCGCGAAGCTGCGGGTGTAG
- a CDS encoding class I adenylate-forming enzyme family protein, whose translation MSGARSGPSLCGDAGPGTLPALLWAHADAAPQRPALHYLGRTFSYGELWRRVELASAHLVATWGIRPGDRVGTLCLNHALQLVLLFACARVGAMFVPLNYRLAAAELHAIAGHARLALLCHDDAHAALAQEAGDGQCRLAHLDRIVDHPAPRVASYPHVAGNAPLLLAYTSGTTGKPKGAVHTQAGLLANARASWWAHGMTRDDHVLSVLPTFHVGGLCIQTLPALLAGAQVTLHDRFAPGAWLASVAQACPSLALMVPATLRAVLEHPGWDGADLSPLRGVMAGSATIPRSYIDAFHARGVPLGQVYGATETGPVSVALKLEDAMARPGYAGWPVPEVAVRLAGPDGAEVAQGEVGELWVQGPNVMAGYWNQPDDGLPGGWFRSGDLAHRDADGCIEVVGRSKDMIISGGENIYPAEIENVLLGLPGVQECAVVGVADARWGEVPVAVIVPAPGADRAPLAPAPVREALAARIARFKLPRDVVLLDDLPRSALGKVMKPQLRALLESQRQGD comes from the coding sequence ATGAGCGGCGCCCGCAGTGGCCCGTCCCTTTGCGGCGACGCCGGGCCCGGCACGCTGCCGGCCCTGCTGTGGGCGCACGCCGATGCGGCGCCGCAGCGGCCCGCGCTGCACTATCTCGGTCGCACGTTCAGCTACGGCGAGCTGTGGCGCCGTGTGGAGCTGGCCAGCGCGCACCTGGTGGCCACCTGGGGCATCCGCCCCGGCGACCGGGTCGGCACGCTGTGCCTGAACCATGCATTGCAGCTGGTGCTGCTGTTCGCCTGCGCGCGGGTCGGGGCGATGTTCGTGCCGTTGAACTACCGGCTCGCCGCGGCCGAGCTGCACGCCATCGCCGGCCATGCGCGGCTGGCGCTGCTGTGCCACGACGACGCGCATGCCGCGCTGGCGCAGGAAGCCGGCGATGGCCAGTGCCGGCTGGCGCATCTGGATCGCATCGTCGATCACCCGGCGCCGCGCGTTGCCAGCTATCCGCACGTTGCCGGCAACGCGCCGCTGCTGCTGGCCTACACCTCGGGCACCACCGGCAAGCCCAAGGGCGCGGTGCATACGCAGGCCGGGCTGCTGGCCAATGCGCGCGCCAGCTGGTGGGCGCACGGCATGACGCGGGACGACCACGTGCTGTCGGTGCTGCCGACCTTCCATGTCGGCGGCCTGTGCATCCAGACGCTGCCGGCGCTGCTGGCCGGTGCGCAGGTGACGCTGCATGACCGTTTCGCGCCCGGCGCGTGGCTGGCGTCGGTCGCGCAAGCGTGCCCGAGCCTGGCGCTGATGGTGCCGGCCACGCTGCGCGCGGTGCTGGAGCATCCCGGCTGGGACGGCGCCGACCTGTCGCCGCTGCGCGGCGTGATGGCCGGCTCCGCGACGATCCCCCGGTCGTATATCGACGCGTTCCACGCGCGCGGTGTGCCACTCGGCCAGGTCTATGGCGCGACCGAGACCGGACCGGTGTCGGTCGCGCTGAAGCTGGAAGACGCCATGGCGCGGCCCGGCTATGCCGGCTGGCCGGTGCCGGAGGTGGCCGTGCGGCTGGCCGGGCCCGACGGCGCCGAGGTGGCGCAGGGCGAAGTCGGCGAATTATGGGTGCAGGGCCCCAATGTCATGGCCGGATACTGGAACCAGCCCGACGACGGCCTGCCCGGCGGCTGGTTCCGCTCCGGCGACCTGGCCCACCGCGATGCCGACGGCTGCATCGAGGTGGTCGGCCGCAGCAAGGACATGATCATTTCCGGCGGCGAGAACATCTATCCGGCCGAGATCGAGAATGTGCTGCTCGGCCTGCCCGGCGTGCAGGAGTGCGCGGTGGTGGGGGTGGCCGACGCGCGCTGGGGCGAGGTGCCGGTGGCGGTGATCGTGCCGGCGCCGGGCGCCGACCGCGCGCCGCTGGCCCCGGCGCCGGTGCGCGAGGCGCTGGCGGCCCGTATCGCCCGCTTCAAGCTGCCGCGGGACGTGGTGCTGCTCGACGACCTGCCGCGCAGCGCGCTGGGCAAGGTGATGAAGCCCCAGCTGCGGGCGCTGCTGGAATCGCAACGCCAAGGCGACTGA
- a CDS encoding acyl-CoA dehydrogenase family protein yields MPSGQLDFIPAVGTADFTPRQARLLALANRLGRERFAARAATWDREASFPFANYDDLREAGLLALCVPEAFGGEGADFATYCMVGAEIGRFCGATALTYNMHICSTMWTGTLSDGIEMTPGQRAEHEARRALHFARVVRDGAVYAQPFSEGSAAAAGKAPFGTTARKVEGGWVLNGRKIFASLSGAADYYGILCTEDRGDHHPDMRDTLYIAVPGKADGLTVTGAWDPMGMRGTVSRTLLLKDVFVPDQEQLMPRGVYYRAAQTWPAMFFTLSPTYLGVAQAAYDFTVQYLRGEVPGQPPVKRRMYPTKQIAVAQMRIQLENMRSIFWRVIHEAKPNPSKDERLRLYAAHYTVMEGANDIARLAIRTCGGQSMLKDLPLERLYRDSRCGALMLPWTAELILDRMGRETLYESGERDE; encoded by the coding sequence ATGCCTTCCGGCCAGCTCGACTTCATTCCCGCCGTCGGTACGGCGGATTTCACCCCGCGCCAGGCGCGCCTGCTGGCGCTGGCCAACCGCCTGGGCCGCGAACGCTTCGCCGCGCGCGCCGCCACCTGGGACCGCGAGGCCAGTTTTCCCTTCGCCAACTACGATGACCTGCGCGAAGCCGGGCTGCTGGCGCTGTGCGTGCCGGAAGCCTTCGGTGGCGAGGGCGCGGACTTTGCCACCTACTGCATGGTGGGCGCCGAGATCGGCCGCTTCTGCGGCGCCACGGCGCTGACGTACAACATGCATATCTGCTCGACCATGTGGACCGGCACGCTGTCCGATGGCATCGAGATGACGCCCGGACAGCGCGCCGAGCACGAGGCCCGCCGCGCGCTGCATTTCGCGCGCGTGGTGCGCGACGGCGCGGTCTACGCGCAGCCGTTCTCGGAAGGCTCGGCCGCGGCCGCCGGCAAGGCGCCGTTCGGCACCACCGCGCGCAAGGTCGAAGGCGGCTGGGTGCTGAACGGCCGCAAGATCTTCGCGTCGCTGTCGGGCGCGGCCGATTACTACGGCATCCTCTGCACCGAGGACCGCGGCGACCACCATCCCGACATGCGCGATACCCTCTATATCGCCGTGCCGGGCAAGGCCGACGGCCTCACCGTCACCGGCGCATGGGACCCGATGGGCATGCGCGGCACGGTCTCGCGCACGCTGCTGCTCAAGGACGTGTTCGTGCCCGACCAGGAGCAGCTGATGCCGCGCGGGGTCTACTACCGCGCCGCGCAGACGTGGCCGGCCATGTTCTTCACGCTGTCGCCGACCTACCTCGGCGTGGCGCAGGCCGCCTACGACTTCACCGTGCAGTACCTGCGCGGCGAGGTGCCGGGCCAGCCGCCGGTCAAGCGCCGCATGTACCCGACCAAGCAGATCGCGGTGGCGCAGATGCGCATCCAGCTGGAGAACATGCGCTCGATCTTCTGGCGCGTGATCCATGAAGCGAAGCCGAACCCTTCCAAGGACGAGCGCCTGCGCCTGTACGCCGCGCACTACACCGTGATGGAAGGCGCCAACGATATCGCGCGGCTGGCGATCCGCACCTGCGGCGGGCAGTCGATGCTCAAGGACCTGCCGCTGGAGCGCCTGTACCGCGACTCGCGCTGCGGCGCGCTGATGCTGCCGTGGACCGCCGAACTGATCCTGGACCGCATGGGCCGCGAAACGCTGTACGAATCCGGCGAGCGCGACGAATGA
- a CDS encoding alpha/beta fold hydrolase, translating to MSAPVLRKHGNGIATLEWGEGPVAVVMLHGIGGGKAAWPAQGEALAQAGYRALAWDMPGYGDSAMIDPYDFDGLARALAPLLQAEREAGRRVVLLGHSMGGMVAQQAYAATPALVDGMVLSGTSPAFGKGDGPWQREFVAARTAPLDAGKSMAEMAAGLVRTMVAPDAEAPAVAFATSVMAAVPAPAYRAALGALVRFNQRDALPHIAVPVLALAGQHDTNASPEVMQRMAQRIPGAEYHCLPDVGHLACMERPAAFNAPVLAFLQRHFPVR from the coding sequence ATGAGCGCCCCGGTCCTCCGCAAGCACGGCAACGGTATCGCCACGCTGGAATGGGGCGAGGGCCCGGTCGCGGTCGTGATGCTGCACGGCATCGGCGGCGGCAAGGCCGCGTGGCCGGCGCAGGGCGAAGCGCTGGCGCAGGCCGGCTACCGCGCGCTGGCGTGGGACATGCCCGGCTATGGCGACAGCGCCATGATCGATCCCTATGACTTCGACGGCCTGGCCCGCGCGCTGGCGCCGCTGCTGCAGGCCGAGCGCGAGGCCGGCCGGCGCGTGGTGCTGCTCGGCCACAGCATGGGCGGCATGGTGGCGCAGCAGGCGTATGCCGCCACGCCGGCGCTGGTCGACGGCATGGTGCTGTCCGGCACCTCGCCCGCGTTCGGCAAGGGCGACGGGCCGTGGCAGCGCGAGTTCGTCGCCGCGCGCACCGCGCCGCTGGACGCCGGCAAGAGCATGGCCGAGATGGCGGCGGGGCTGGTGCGCACGATGGTGGCGCCGGACGCCGAGGCGCCCGCGGTGGCCTTCGCCACGAGCGTGATGGCTGCCGTGCCCGCGCCCGCCTACCGCGCCGCGCTGGGCGCGCTGGTGCGCTTCAACCAGCGCGACGCGCTGCCGCACATCGCCGTGCCGGTGCTGGCGCTGGCCGGCCAGCACGACACCAACGCCTCGCCCGAGGTGATGCAGCGCATGGCGCAGCGCATCCCCGGCGCCGAATACCACTGCCTGCCCGATGTCGGCCACCTGGCCTGCATGGAGCGGCCCGCGGCCTTCAACGCGCCCGTGCTCGCTTTCCTGCAACGGCATTTCCCGGTGCGCTGA